Proteins co-encoded in one Garra rufa chromosome 7, GarRuf1.0, whole genome shotgun sequence genomic window:
- the znf76 gene encoding zinc finger protein 76: MEGLGLQAVALSDGSTAYIQQSISDGSLLEGNTVQLEDGTTAFIQHVSVQQKESLAFEDGQAVQLEDGTTAFIHHTPKDGFDPSAVEAVQLEDGSTAYIHHQTGSAVELNADAEAIATLENYASKLTGSEVEVDENIENPNGAEQTSIQLMFEGKVWSSGKVQQVGEKSFRCGHTGCGRYYTTAHHLKVHERSHTGDRPYRCEVPSCGKAFATGYGLKSHLRTHTGEKPYKCPEDMCYKAFKTSGDLQKHVRTHTGEKPFKCPFEGCGRSFTTSNIRKVHTRTHTGERPYLCPEPSCGRAFASATNYKNHMRIHTGEKPYLCTVPGCGKSFTEYSSLYKHHVVHTHCKPYTCSHCGKTYRQTSTLAMHKRTAHGDFDTVEDTDAEVFEASPHNAERDSEVAMETDDIISSHLQVLGTAVTMVTDGKELQPVAIVTSDGIMTEVNSSPYQQVALLATENGTQIAVQLEDQQTLEEAITMATAAIQHSGLTSDQ, encoded by the exons ATGGAGGGTTTGGGTCTTCAGGCCGTGGCTCTGAGCGACGGATCCACCGCTTACATACAGCAGAGCATCAGCG ATGGGAGTCTGCTGGAAGGAAACACGGTTCAGCTGGAGGACGGCACCACGGCGTTCATCCAGCACGTCAGCGTCCAGCAGAAAG agTCGCTGGCGTTTGAGGACGGTCAGGCTGTGCAGCTGGAGGACGGGACCACAGCCTTCATCCACCACACGCCTAAAG ATGGGTTCGACCCCAGCGCCGTGGAGGCCGTTCAGCTGGAGGACGGCAGTACGGCGTACATCCATCACCAGACGGGCAGCGCTGTGGAGCTGAATGCAGACGCTGAGGCCATCGCCACACTGGAGAACTACGCCAGCAAG CTGACGGGGTCAGAGGTCGAGGTTGATGAAAACATTGAAAACCCAAATGGAGCGGAGCAGACCAGCATACAG CTGATGTTTGAGGGCAAGGTCTGGAGCTCTGGTAAAGTCCAACAGGTCGGAGAGAAGAGTTTCCGCTGCGGACACACGGGCTGCGGCCGATACTACACCACAGCACACCATCTGAAG GTGCATGAGCGCTCGCACACAGGTGACCGTCCGTACAGGTGCGAGGTGCCGTCCTGCGGTAAAGCCTTCGCTACGGGATACGGGCTCAAGAGCCACCTGCGCAcgcacaccggagagaaaccctaCAAATGTCCCGAGGACATGTGCTACAAAGCCTTCAAAACCTCCGGAGACCTGCAGAAACACGTGCGCACACACACCG GCGAGAAGCCGTTCAAGTGTCCGTTCGAGGGCTGCGGACGCTCCTTCACCACGTCCAACATTCGTAAGGTCCACACGCGGACGCACACCGGCGAGCGGCCGTATCTGTGTCCGGAGCCGTCCTGCGGGAGAGCCTTCGCCAGCGCCACCAACTACAAGAACCACATGAGGATACACACCG GTGAGAAGCCGTATCTGTGTACGGTTCCCGgctgtgggaagagtttcacggAGTATTCCAGTCTTTACAAGCATCATGTGGTTCACACGCACTGTAAGCCGTACACCTGCAGCCACTGCGGGAAGACCTACAGACAGACGTCCACGCTGGCCATGCACAAGCGCACCGCGCACGGAGACTTCGACACCGTGGAGGACACCG ATGCAGAGGTTTTCGAGGCGTCGCCGCACAACGCCGAGCGCGATTCCGAAGTCGCCATGGAAACCGATGACATCATCAGCTCGCACTTGCAAGTGCTGGGCACGGCTGTCACCATGGTTACAGACGGCAAAGAGCTGCAGCCG GTTGCCATAGTAACGTCAGACGGCATCATGACTGAAGTGAACTCGTCGCcgtaccagcaggtggcgcttctAGCAACAGAGAATGGCACACAGATCGCAGTACAG TTAGAAGATCAGCAGACGTTAGAGGAGGCGATCACCATGGCAACAGCAGCGATTCAGCACAGCGGACTGACCTCAGATCAGTGA